A stretch of the Proteus sp. ZN5 genome encodes the following:
- a CDS encoding DUF932 domain-containing protein: MSRLASRFGRANSIRRDRPLTIEELFCTVPSVFSEEKHESRSDRYTYIPTITLLDSLQKEGFYPFFACQTRVRDSSRKMHTKHMLRLRRHDQITGSQVPEIILLNSHDGSSSYQMLPGLFRAVCQNGLVCGDTFGEVRVPHKGDVVGKVIEGAYEILETFDAVAEKREQMQSLLLPPPAQQALAQAALTYRFGEEHQPITEEQVLQPRRWEDKKDDLWTVYQRLQENLIKGGLSGRNAKGKRARTRSVNGIDGDIKLNKALWVMTEKMHECFSRIDKV, from the coding sequence ATGAGTCGATTAGCCTCACGCTTTGGGCGTGCCAACAGTATTCGTCGTGACCGCCCACTTACAATTGAAGAACTATTTTGTACTGTACCTAGTGTCTTCTCTGAAGAAAAACATGAATCACGTAGTGACCGTTATACCTATATCCCAACCATTACTTTACTGGATAGTTTACAAAAAGAAGGGTTTTATCCTTTCTTCGCTTGTCAAACACGAGTGAGAGACAGCAGTCGAAAGATGCACACCAAACACATGCTTCGCCTGAGACGCCATGACCAAATTACAGGTAGTCAAGTGCCAGAAATTATCTTACTTAATAGCCATGATGGCTCAAGCAGTTATCAAATGTTGCCGGGCTTATTTAGAGCAGTATGTCAAAATGGGCTAGTGTGTGGAGATACTTTTGGTGAAGTGCGTGTACCGCACAAAGGTGATGTTGTTGGCAAAGTGATTGAAGGGGCTTATGAAATACTAGAAACGTTTGATGCTGTCGCTGAAAAGCGAGAACAGATGCAATCTCTTCTATTACCACCACCAGCACAACAAGCTTTGGCTCAAGCAGCTTTAACGTATCGCTTTGGTGAAGAACATCAACCGATTACCGAGGAACAGGTTTTACAGCCTCGCCGATGGGAAGATAAGAAAGATGATCTCTGGACAGTGTACCAACGCTTGCAGGAGAATTTAATCAAAGGAGGATTATCGGGCAGAAATGCCAAAGGTAAACGGGCTCGTACTCGTTCAGTGAATGGCATTGATGGGGATATTAAATTGAATAAAGCACTGTGGGTAATGACAGAAAAGATGCATGAATGTTTTTCTCGTATAGATAAGGTATAA
- a CDS encoding antirestriction protein, which produces MSSIEQIISKEVSLRHRDNFWFKHFGAIPQWLKIESVIFHTLDQLCPDYHGGFWSFCTLSNQGAYLYPDLPEEKLLLINPHNGHEAQVSPHAMGIVVCLLVFSLWSFKTESEVMCERFYQLREFASQHPEADAIFYLID; this is translated from the coding sequence ATGTCTTCAATTGAACAAATTATTTCTAAAGAAGTTTCGTTACGCCATCGTGATAATTTTTGGTTTAAGCACTTCGGTGCTATTCCACAATGGTTAAAAATAGAATCTGTTATCTTTCATACCCTCGACCAATTATGCCCTGACTATCACGGCGGTTTTTGGTCGTTCTGTACGTTATCAAATCAAGGCGCTTACCTTTACCCTGATTTGCCTGAAGAGAAACTGCTATTAATCAATCCGCATAACGGGCATGAAGCACAGGTTTCGCCTCACGCGATGGGCATTGTCGTGTGCTTATTAGTTTTCAGCTTGTGGTCATTTAAAACAGAAAGTGAGGTAATGTGTGAACGTTTTTATCAACTACGGGAGTTTGCTTCACAACACCCTGAAGCGGACGCCATTTTCTACTTGATTGATTAA